One region of Gemmatimonadaceae bacterium genomic DNA includes:
- a CDS encoding D-TA family PLP-dependent enzyme — MPTYLEQLETPVPIVDLDRLALNLDRMAAYATLHGLRLRPHVKTHKSPRIAAEQLRLGAAGLTCATMREAEVMAEVCDDLLVAYPPVGAARLERLARLPGSVQVSVAVDDGHALDALGLAARLGGRIINVLVEIDLGMHRVGVNTPEKAVAIARQIDRHPNLRFTGLQFYPGHIRQAVSEQDAALAQVAQDLGRYIEALTDAGLPPRVVSGGSTPAAWRMHEIAGVTEVRPGTYVYNDRTTAQIGACDWDDCALTVLATVVSIAVPGQAVIDAGTKALGREPLRADGDGYGALLDRPEVIVSRMSEEHGILDLSRTEWRPRLGDQVRIVPNHVCIVVHLFDEIIGIRGTAVETRWPVEARGRASNQEMESEPSRPRAV, encoded by the coding sequence ATGCCAACGTATCTCGAACAACTCGAGACACCGGTGCCGATCGTGGATCTCGATCGGCTCGCTCTCAATCTGGACCGGATGGCGGCGTACGCTACCCTCCATGGGCTCCGACTTCGGCCCCACGTCAAGACGCATAAGTCGCCGCGCATCGCCGCCGAGCAGCTGCGACTGGGCGCCGCGGGGCTGACCTGCGCCACGATGCGCGAAGCGGAAGTCATGGCCGAGGTCTGCGACGACCTGCTCGTGGCGTACCCGCCTGTTGGGGCGGCCCGACTGGAGCGGCTGGCGCGCCTGCCGGGCTCGGTGCAGGTCAGTGTCGCCGTCGATGATGGCCACGCCCTCGATGCCCTCGGGCTCGCGGCGCGATTGGGCGGCCGGATCATCAACGTGCTCGTCGAAATCGATCTCGGCATGCACCGCGTCGGCGTGAACACCCCCGAGAAGGCGGTCGCGATCGCGCGACAGATCGACCGACATCCGAACCTCCGCTTCACCGGCCTCCAGTTCTACCCGGGACACATTCGTCAGGCAGTGTCGGAGCAGGACGCCGCGCTCGCGCAGGTCGCGCAGGATCTCGGGCGGTACATCGAGGCGCTCACTGATGCCGGTCTGCCGCCGCGCGTCGTGAGCGGCGGCTCCACGCCGGCCGCGTGGCGGATGCACGAGATTGCCGGCGTGACCGAGGTACGTCCGGGCACCTACGTGTACAACGATCGTACGACCGCACAGATCGGCGCCTGCGATTGGGACGACTGCGCACTCACGGTACTCGCCACGGTGGTGAGTATCGCCGTGCCCGGCCAGGCGGTCATCGATGCCGGCACCAAGGCGCTCGGTCGCGAACCGCTCCGCGCCGATGGTGATGGCTATGGCGCGCTGCTCGATCGCCCCGAGGTGATCGTGTCCCGCATGTCAGAAGAGCACGGCATTCTCGATCTCTCCCGCACCGAGTGGCGGCCGCGCCTCGGCGATCAGGTGCGCATCGTGCCCAATCACGTCTGCATCGTGGTGCATCTCTTCGACGAAATCATCGGCATCCGTGGCACGGCCGTGGAAACGCGATGGCCGGTCGAAGCGCGCGGACGCGCGTCGAATCAGGAGATGGAGTCGGAGCCGAGCCGGCCGCGCGCGGTCTAG
- the ybaK gene encoding Cys-tRNA(Pro) deacylase, with protein MTPAILLARKAGIPHDVLSYTHDQAAESYGLEAAEKLGLDPGSVFKTLVVDVEGVGLTCAVVPVANLLDLKAHADAVHGRKAKMADQGAAERATGYIVGGISPLAQKKALPTVIDETAQLYDRIHVSAGRRGLEIALAPDDLRTLTNGVFAAVAR; from the coding sequence ATGACGCCGGCAATTCTGCTGGCCCGCAAGGCGGGCATCCCCCACGACGTGCTGAGCTACACGCACGACCAGGCCGCCGAGTCGTACGGGCTCGAGGCCGCCGAAAAGCTGGGGCTCGATCCGGGGAGCGTCTTCAAGACGCTGGTGGTGGACGTGGAGGGCGTGGGGCTGACCTGTGCCGTCGTGCCCGTGGCCAACCTGCTCGATCTCAAGGCGCACGCCGACGCCGTGCATGGGCGCAAGGCCAAGATGGCCGACCAGGGCGCCGCCGAGCGCGCGACGGGCTACATCGTGGGGGGCATCAGCCCCCTCGCGCAGAAGAAGGCACTCCCCACGGTGATCGACGAAACCGCGCAGCTCTACGATCGCATCCACGTGAGCGCCGGTCGCCGCGGGCTCGAGATCGCCCTCGCGCCCGATGACCTGCGCACGCTCACCAACGGCGTTTTTGCCGCGGTCGCGCGCTAG
- a CDS encoding DNA polymerase IV, which translates to MLTTAAPSPTPRRILLVDADAFFVAVARQVDPEGAGKATLLIVGGRPGSRGVVCSASYECRAYGVRSAMSIQRALKLCPEAMCVPVPRQACSSRSKAIAAVLARFAPVVQASSIDEWYCDLAGTEALYGHEPLEATAQRIREAVREATGLSVSIGGGTSRLVAKMAVELAKPKPGTGATGVYCVAPGQEAAFLAPLKLADLPMVGPRFAQRLERMGLERIADAQGWTEAALVSRLGDRAGAWLYRRIRGLDDSIVSPRDRQKQVSREETFARDLDDDDVIERELLRLAVRVSTDLRRQALRARTVTVKLRDRDFTTRTAQRTLGSFIESERSVAKAARQLLRQLRGKRRIGVRLLGIALSHFDDEPAAHRNLVGTQLGLFAAPPTPASAPPTAAAEADPTEGARDRALTRALDRIRDRYGSGAILPARLVDPVGDTGPRVEE; encoded by the coding sequence ATGCTCACGACGGCCGCTCCCTCGCCCACACCGCGCCGCATCCTGCTGGTGGATGCCGACGCGTTCTTCGTGGCCGTGGCCCGGCAGGTGGATCCGGAGGGAGCGGGCAAGGCCACGCTGCTCATCGTGGGTGGGCGCCCGGGCTCTCGCGGCGTGGTGTGCAGCGCATCCTACGAGTGCCGCGCCTACGGGGTGCGATCGGCGATGTCGATCCAGCGCGCCCTCAAGCTCTGCCCCGAGGCGATGTGCGTGCCGGTGCCGCGCCAGGCGTGCAGCAGCCGCAGCAAGGCCATCGCGGCGGTGCTGGCGCGCTTTGCCCCGGTCGTGCAGGCCTCGAGCATCGACGAGTGGTACTGCGATCTGGCGGGCACCGAGGCGCTCTACGGGCACGAGCCGCTCGAGGCGACGGCGCAGCGCATCCGGGAGGCGGTTCGTGAGGCCACCGGGCTCTCGGTGTCCATTGGCGGCGGGACCTCGCGGCTGGTCGCGAAGATGGCCGTCGAGCTGGCCAAGCCCAAACCCGGCACCGGCGCCACCGGGGTCTACTGCGTGGCGCCCGGCCAGGAAGCCGCGTTTCTCGCGCCGCTCAAGCTCGCCGATCTGCCCATGGTGGGGCCGCGTTTTGCTCAGCGCCTCGAACGGATGGGGCTCGAGCGCATCGCCGATGCCCAGGGCTGGACGGAAGCGGCCCTGGTGAGCCGCCTCGGCGACCGCGCGGGGGCGTGGCTCTACCGGCGCATTCGCGGGCTGGATGACAGCATCGTGTCGCCGCGCGACCGGCAGAAGCAGGTGAGCCGCGAGGAGACCTTTGCCCGGGATCTGGACGACGACGACGTGATCGAGCGCGAGCTCCTCCGCCTCGCCGTGCGCGTCAGCACCGACCTGCGGCGTCAGGCCCTCCGGGCCCGCACGGTCACGGTCAAGCTGCGCGATCGCGACTTCACGACCCGCACCGCCCAGCGGACACTCGGCTCGTTCATCGAGTCGGAACGCTCCGTGGCCAAGGCCGCGCGCCAGCTGCTGCGGCAACTCCGGGGCAAGCGTCGCATCGGGGTCCGGCTGCTCGGGATCGCCCTGTCGCATTTCGACGACGAGCCGGCCGCGCACCGGAACCTCGTCGGGACGCAGCTTGGCCTCTTCGCCGCCCCGCCAACCCCGGCGTCGGCGCCCCCGACCGCGGCCGCCGAGGCCGACCCGACCGAGGGCGCGCGCGACCGGGCCCTAACCCGGGCACTGGACCGCATCCGGGATCGTTATGGCTCCGGCGCCATTCTTCCGGCCCGTTTGGTGGACCCTGTCGGGGACACCGGGCCGAGGGTGGAAGAATAG
- a CDS encoding sodium-dependent bicarbonate transport family permease, giving the protein MFETLKANLLSPIPLAFALGIIARLVRSELSLPKDLYTSLSIYLLFALGLKGGVELSHSTFNAIAAPAGMTLLLGCITPLSTYAVMRYLGRFSTSDAAGMAAHYGSVSAVTFIAAQQYMERVGAPAEGFMPTLLTLLESPGIHIALAIGAIARAKQVGAQGGQTASTKEVLHEVLTGRTMILLVGGLLVGFLMAEPGWKVVSPFYDGMFRGALMLFLLEMGILAGSRFGDLKKVGPFLLAFGVLMPLVHGALGAALGTWAGLSVGGAAVLGTMAASASYIAAPPAVRVTLPEANPTYFLTSSLAITFPFNILAGIPIYFRISQALHG; this is encoded by the coding sequence ATGTTCGAAACGCTCAAGGCGAATCTGCTCTCGCCCATCCCGCTGGCTTTCGCCCTCGGCATCATCGCGCGCCTGGTGCGCAGCGAGTTGTCGCTGCCCAAGGATCTCTACACCTCGCTGTCGATCTACCTGCTCTTCGCGCTCGGTCTCAAGGGCGGCGTGGAGCTGTCGCACTCCACCTTCAACGCGATCGCCGCGCCGGCGGGGATGACGCTGCTGCTGGGGTGCATCACGCCGCTCTCGACCTATGCGGTGATGCGCTACCTCGGCCGCTTCTCCACCTCCGACGCCGCGGGCATGGCCGCCCACTACGGCTCCGTCAGCGCCGTGACGTTCATCGCGGCGCAGCAGTACATGGAGCGCGTCGGCGCCCCCGCCGAGGGCTTCATGCCGACGCTCCTGACGCTGCTCGAGAGCCCGGGCATTCATATCGCGCTGGCCATCGGCGCCATCGCCCGCGCCAAGCAGGTCGGTGCACAGGGCGGCCAGACGGCGAGCACCAAGGAAGTGCTGCATGAGGTGCTCACCGGTCGCACGATGATTCTGCTGGTCGGTGGCCTGCTGGTGGGCTTCCTGATGGCCGAGCCGGGCTGGAAGGTGGTGAGCCCCTTCTACGACGGCATGTTCCGCGGCGCCCTCATGCTCTTCCTGCTCGAGATGGGCATCCTGGCCGGCTCGCGCTTCGGCGATCTCAAGAAGGTGGGGCCCTTCCTGCTCGCCTTCGGCGTGCTGATGCCCCTCGTGCACGGCGCGCTCGGTGCCGCCCTTGGCACCTGGGCCGGCCTGTCGGTGGGTGGCGCCGCGGTGCTCGGGACCATGGCGGCGAGTGCGAGCTATATCGCCGCCCCGCCCGCCGTGCGCGTCACGCTGCCGGAGGCCAATCCCACCTATTTCCTCACGTCATCGCTCGCGATCACGTTCCCCTTCAACATCCTCGCCGGGATCCCGATCTACTTCCGGATCTCGCAGGCTCTCCACGGCTGA
- a CDS encoding carbonic anhydrase codes for MCQSINSAEATALSRRGFLGHAAMAGAGLMAAGAFSPAVAAPRPVVDTRRLTEDPNAALASLYEGNARFVKGEIMAPHRNMARLKEVAAGQKPFAAVLGCADSRVPVEIVFDQGFGDIFVTRIAGNVADPAIIGSLEFGTEVLGASVLYVLGHTKCGAVSATMTSSEVPGQISTLYQHIRRAAKESNGDVQKAIVRNVEIQAEILKEASPVLAKRIKAGTLIVAGGVYDLDTGKVSPVKV; via the coding sequence ATGTGTCAGTCCATCAACTCCGCTGAGGCCACCGCGCTGAGCCGTCGCGGCTTTCTCGGCCACGCCGCCATGGCTGGTGCCGGCCTGATGGCCGCAGGCGCCTTCTCGCCGGCGGTGGCGGCGCCGCGGCCGGTCGTGGACACCCGCCGTCTGACGGAAGACCCGAACGCCGCCCTCGCCTCGCTGTACGAGGGGAACGCGCGCTTCGTGAAGGGGGAGATCATGGCCCCGCATCGCAACATGGCGCGTCTCAAGGAAGTGGCGGCGGGTCAGAAGCCCTTCGCGGCCGTGCTGGGCTGCGCCGACTCGCGTGTGCCGGTGGAGATCGTCTTCGACCAGGGGTTCGGCGACATCTTCGTGACGCGCATCGCCGGCAACGTGGCCGACCCCGCGATCATCGGCTCGCTGGAGTTCGGCACGGAAGTGCTCGGCGCGTCGGTCCTGTACGTCCTGGGCCACACGAAGTGCGGGGCGGTCTCGGCGACGATGACCAGCAGTGAGGTGCCGGGGCAGATCTCGACGCTCTATCAGCACATTCGGCGCGCAGCCAAGGAGTCGAATGGCGACGTGCAGAAGGCGATCGTGCGCAACGTGGAGATCCAGGCCGAGATCCTCAAGGAAGCGTCGCCGGTACTGGCCAAGCGCATCAAGGCCGGCACGCTGATCGTGGCTGGCGGTGTGTATGACCTCGACACCGGCAAGGTGTCGCCGGTCAAGGTCTGA
- a CDS encoding LysR family transcriptional regulator, with amino-acid sequence MATPSLNSLNYQHLLYFWVVAREGSIAQATTVLHLTQPTISTQLKQLEASIGTPLFVRRGRGLVLTDTGQLVFQYADEMFRAGRELTEALARGEARRPTRLVVGLSDSLPKLTTVRLLRPALAAVPDLQLILRIDKTDRLVAELAVHAVDVVLTDAPVSPSLHVTMYTQLLGECGVTVFGTQALQEKYRRKFPQSLTDAPFIMPTTNTAVRRSLDAWCIAHDIRPRIVCESEDVALLQVFGQDGLGLFAAPTVVEAQIRAAYNVRVVGRLPDVRERFYAMTAERKLAHPAVVALTTAAQQGLFR; translated from the coding sequence ATGGCCACGCCGTCGCTCAACTCGCTCAACTATCAGCATCTGCTGTATTTCTGGGTGGTCGCCCGCGAAGGCAGTATCGCGCAGGCGACCACCGTGTTGCATCTGACGCAGCCCACGATCAGCACGCAGCTCAAGCAGCTCGAGGCGTCGATCGGTACCCCGCTCTTTGTGCGACGCGGGCGTGGCCTCGTGCTCACCGATACGGGCCAGCTGGTCTTTCAGTACGCCGACGAAATGTTCCGCGCGGGCCGCGAACTCACCGAAGCCCTCGCACGCGGCGAAGCGCGCCGCCCGACGCGCCTGGTGGTGGGCCTCTCCGACTCGCTGCCCAAGCTCACGACGGTGCGCCTGCTGCGGCCGGCCCTGGCGGCGGTGCCGGACCTGCAACTCATCCTGCGCATCGACAAGACCGACCGCCTCGTTGCGGAGCTCGCGGTGCACGCCGTGGACGTGGTGCTGACCGACGCGCCGGTGTCGCCGTCGCTGCACGTGACGATGTACACGCAGCTCCTGGGCGAATGCGGCGTGACGGTGTTCGGCACGCAGGCGCTGCAGGAGAAGTACCGGCGCAAGTTTCCGCAGTCGCTCACCGATGCGCCATTCATCATGCCGACCACCAACACGGCGGTGCGGCGCTCACTGGATGCGTGGTGCATTGCGCACGACATTCGCCCGCGCATCGTGTGTGAGTCCGAAGATGTGGCGCTCCTGCAGGTGTTCGGTCAGGATGGCCTGGGGCTCTTCGCCGCACCGACCGTGGTGGAAGCGCAGATCCGCGCCGCCTACAACGTGCGCGTGGTGGGGCGCCTGCCCGACGTACGCGAGCGCTTCTACGCGATGACCGCGGAGCGCAAACTGGCGCACCCGGCGGTGGTGGCGCTCACCACCGCCGCGCAACAGGGGCTCTTCCGATAG
- a CDS encoding PAS domain S-box protein, producing the protein MAETHSHAALAAIVDIAADAIIALDDTFRIVRFNRGAEQIFGWTEGEMLGQPLDRLLPMAARAVHRGHMRTFAEGGSDARTMADRRQIAGLRKNGETFPAEASIARVTLDGERTFMVTLRDVSERRRAEERQRLLATAGWVLAASLDVESTMATIAELPVPLLGEWSLLELLTPEGNIRRAAATHMDPRRHEDTAALVSRTAEALEASPAATSGARIAHEAEAQRITDISAWLIDNFPDAGARARAESLGASSVLVVPLRAGGRAIGALHLVRTRPGASHSLEEGHVADQFAGLAALALENARLYQESRRAVRERDEMLAIVSHDLRNPVNAIVMLTGAVLNRDDVSEGSTPLMPRDEVEAIRSAARQADGLIQDLQDVSRISAGRLRVERRRVPAAELLKEAADMFEPVMVDAALRFVRHCDAAPIILADKQRLLQVLSNLLGNAVRFTPHGGEITLSSRVENAMLRIAVHDTGPGVAPEDVPRLFERYWQAPRLLRAGSGLGLFIVKGIVEAHGGEIGVDSELGKGSEFWFTIPT; encoded by the coding sequence ATGGCTGAAACGCATTCGCACGCGGCACTTGCCGCGATCGTCGATATCGCGGCTGACGCGATCATTGCCCTCGATGACACGTTCCGCATCGTCCGCTTCAATCGCGGGGCGGAGCAGATCTTCGGCTGGACCGAAGGCGAGATGCTCGGGCAACCGCTCGATCGCCTGTTACCCATGGCCGCGCGCGCGGTGCATCGAGGGCACATGCGCACCTTCGCCGAAGGTGGCAGTGATGCCCGCACGATGGCCGATCGCCGACAGATTGCCGGGCTGCGCAAGAATGGGGAGACCTTCCCCGCCGAAGCATCGATTGCGCGCGTGACGCTCGATGGCGAGCGCACCTTCATGGTGACGCTGCGCGATGTGAGTGAACGCCGCCGTGCAGAAGAGCGGCAGCGGCTGCTGGCCACCGCTGGCTGGGTGCTCGCCGCATCGCTCGATGTGGAGTCCACGATGGCCACCATCGCCGAACTCCCCGTGCCTCTGCTCGGGGAGTGGAGCCTGCTGGAACTGCTCACCCCCGAAGGCAATATCCGTCGCGCGGCAGCGACGCACATGGATCCGCGTCGGCACGAAGACACCGCCGCGCTGGTGTCGCGCACCGCGGAAGCCCTTGAAGCCTCGCCCGCAGCCACCAGCGGCGCGCGCATCGCGCACGAAGCGGAAGCGCAGCGCATCACCGACATCTCGGCGTGGCTGATCGACAACTTCCCCGACGCGGGCGCGCGTGCGCGCGCCGAATCGCTGGGGGCGAGCTCCGTGTTGGTGGTCCCGCTGCGCGCCGGTGGCCGAGCGATCGGCGCCCTGCATCTCGTGCGGACACGCCCGGGGGCCTCGCACTCGCTCGAAGAAGGCCACGTGGCCGATCAGTTCGCCGGCCTGGCGGCGCTGGCGCTCGAGAATGCCCGGCTGTATCAGGAATCACGACGGGCCGTGCGCGAGCGCGATGAGATGCTGGCGATCGTGTCACATGACCTGCGCAATCCGGTGAACGCGATCGTGATGCTCACCGGGGCGGTGCTCAATCGCGATGACGTGTCGGAGGGCAGTACGCCCCTCATGCCCCGCGACGAAGTGGAGGCCATTCGCTCCGCCGCACGGCAGGCCGACGGGCTCATTCAGGATCTGCAGGACGTCTCGCGCATCTCGGCGGGCCGTCTGCGCGTGGAGCGCCGACGGGTCCCGGCGGCGGAGCTGCTCAAGGAAGCGGCGGATATGTTCGAGCCGGTGATGGTCGATGCAGCGCTCCGCTTCGTGCGCCACTGCGATGCGGCACCGATCATCCTCGCCGACAAGCAGCGGCTGCTCCAGGTGCTCTCCAACTTGCTGGGGAATGCGGTGCGTTTCACCCCGCACGGCGGCGAGATCACGCTGTCGTCGCGCGTGGAGAATGCCATGCTCCGCATCGCGGTCCATGACACCGGCCCCGGCGTGGCGCCCGAAGACGTGCCTCGGCTCTTCGAACGCTACTGGCAGGCGCCGCGCTTGCTGCGTGCCGGGTCCGGGCTCGGGCTCTTCATCGTGAAGGGCATCGTGGAAGCCCACGGCGGCGAGATCGGCGTGGACAGTGAGCTCGGCAAGGGCAGCGAGTTCTGGTTCACGATCCCCACCTGA
- a CDS encoding heavy metal translocating P-type ATPase yields MRRSEILRSLLAAPLPLLALTFLMAGATVGFAAPVDPWRDRVWLIGLVVTGLPVAWKTLRGMLRGEFAADVVAMLAIIGSLLLQQPLAGLVVVLMQTGGEALDAYAVARASSAVESLEADAPRTAHRLHGGVVHDIDADAIVPGDELLVRPGELVPCDGVVLSGMSHIDTSRLTGEPVPVRAAAGLRLSSGSVNQEGALTIRAERASRDSQYARIVELVRSAQASKSPLQRTADRWAVWFTPLTLGACLVAWLVSHEWTRVLAVLVVATPCPLILAAPVAIIGGINRAAKRAIIVRNGTALEALSRVTVAVFDKTGTLTVGKPRVHEVVVDGQADVTRVLARAAAVEQGSGHLLARVIVAEAEVRQVPVAIATDLLEAPGRGVSGQVDGARVAVGAHGFVREWCGVEVPSLVARLDALEAGATGLRAYVATSDGELGRVVFADELRPELAPMFRSLEGLGIVESHLFSGDKSANVAAVAAAVGIRSHAGDLTAEDKVQRVAALEAAGKRVLMVGDGTNDAPSLSTATVGVALAGHGGGVVAEAADVVLLVDDPGRIPEAVEIGRRALMIARQSIGVGLGLSLVGMVFAALGLLTPVAGALIQEAIDVAVILNALRAARG; encoded by the coding sequence ATGCGTCGGTCCGAAATTCTGCGTTCGCTGCTCGCCGCGCCACTGCCGCTCCTAGCGCTGACGTTTCTGATGGCCGGTGCCACGGTCGGTTTCGCGGCACCGGTTGACCCGTGGCGAGATCGGGTGTGGCTGATCGGACTCGTCGTGACGGGGCTCCCCGTCGCGTGGAAGACGCTGCGCGGGATGTTGCGTGGCGAGTTTGCCGCCGACGTCGTGGCGATGTTGGCAATTATTGGCAGCTTGTTGCTCCAGCAACCGCTTGCCGGCCTCGTGGTCGTCCTGATGCAAACCGGCGGCGAGGCGCTCGACGCCTACGCGGTCGCGCGGGCGTCGAGTGCGGTGGAGTCGCTCGAAGCGGATGCCCCCCGTACCGCACATCGACTGCACGGCGGCGTGGTGCACGATATCGATGCCGATGCCATCGTGCCCGGTGACGAGTTGCTCGTGCGCCCCGGTGAGCTGGTGCCGTGCGATGGCGTGGTCCTCAGCGGCATGTCCCACATCGACACCTCGCGGCTCACGGGCGAGCCCGTGCCCGTGCGTGCCGCCGCCGGGCTGCGCCTGTCGTCGGGGTCGGTGAATCAGGAAGGCGCGCTCACGATTCGCGCCGAGCGAGCCTCCCGCGATTCGCAGTACGCACGCATCGTGGAGCTGGTGCGCAGCGCGCAGGCCTCCAAGAGCCCATTGCAGCGCACGGCCGATCGCTGGGCGGTGTGGTTCACCCCACTCACGCTCGGCGCGTGCCTCGTGGCGTGGCTGGTGTCGCACGAATGGACGCGCGTGCTCGCCGTGCTCGTGGTGGCGACGCCCTGCCCGCTCATTCTGGCGGCCCCGGTGGCGATCATCGGTGGGATCAATCGCGCGGCGAAGCGGGCGATCATCGTGCGCAATGGCACTGCCCTCGAGGCGCTGTCTCGGGTCACGGTGGCGGTGTTCGACAAGACCGGCACCCTGACGGTGGGCAAGCCACGGGTGCACGAGGTGGTGGTGGACGGTCAGGCGGATGTCACCCGGGTGCTGGCGCGCGCCGCGGCCGTGGAGCAGGGCTCCGGGCATCTGCTGGCGCGCGTGATCGTGGCGGAGGCGGAGGTGCGGCAGGTGCCGGTGGCGATCGCGACGGACCTGCTGGAGGCGCCCGGGCGCGGTGTCAGCGGCCAGGTGGATGGCGCCCGCGTCGCGGTGGGAGCGCACGGCTTCGTGCGCGAGTGGTGCGGTGTGGAGGTGCCGTCGCTGGTGGCGCGGCTGGATGCGCTGGAAGCGGGTGCCACCGGGCTCCGCGCCTATGTGGCGACCTCCGACGGCGAGTTGGGCCGGGTGGTCTTTGCCGACGAGCTGCGCCCCGAGCTGGCGCCGATGTTCCGGTCGCTCGAGGGGCTGGGCATTGTCGAGTCCCACCTGTTCTCGGGCGACAAGTCGGCGAACGTGGCGGCGGTCGCCGCGGCGGTGGGGATTCGCTCGCACGCCGGGGATCTCACCGCCGAGGACAAGGTGCAGCGCGTTGCCGCGCTGGAAGCGGCGGGCAAACGCGTGCTGATGGTCGGTGACGGGACGAACGACGCGCCGTCGCTGTCCACCGCCACCGTGGGCGTGGCGCTGGCCGGCCACGGCGGCGGCGTGGTGGCGGAGGCGGCCGACGTGGTGCTGCTGGTGGACGACCCGGGGCGGATCCCGGAGGCGGTGGAGATCGGCCGCCGTGCGCTGATGATCGCGCGTCAGTCCATCGGCGTGGGGCTCGGGCTCTCGCTGGTGGGGATGGTGTTCGCCGCACTCGGCCTGCTGACGCCGGTGGCGGGAGCGCTGATTCAGGAGGCCATTGATGTGGCGGTCATTCTGAACGCTTTGCGGGCGGCGCGGGGCTGA
- a CDS encoding PEP-CTERM sorting domain-containing protein, with translation MFKKLAIAASLSVLMASPAFATPPSVTPTELCTSASSMTSPTVSYFVRCVGAINGNINSSSNAGDNTMLANTFGGTWVFNSTSNGNGASSGTVNVSSLTGFFVLGIKAADNYSLYLYNRPSGGATTINWNTIGTAVNQNGIAQNISHINIYTGVSGPGEQCITGPNGTCVPTTSTVPEPSTYALMTAGLLGIFAVARRRRSAQV, from the coding sequence ATGTTCAAGAAGCTCGCTATCGCCGCGTCGCTCAGCGTCCTTATGGCCTCGCCGGCATTCGCCACGCCGCCGTCGGTGACGCCTACCGAACTCTGCACCAGCGCCTCGTCGATGACGAGCCCGACGGTTTCGTACTTTGTTCGTTGCGTCGGCGCGATCAACGGCAACATCAACAGCTCGAGCAACGCGGGCGACAACACCATGCTCGCCAACACGTTCGGAGGCACGTGGGTTTTCAACTCCACCTCCAACGGTAATGGCGCCAGCTCGGGTACCGTCAATGTCAGCTCGTTGACGGGATTCTTCGTGCTCGGCATCAAGGCGGCTGACAACTACAGCCTCTATCTGTACAACCGGCCGTCGGGCGGCGCGACGACGATCAACTGGAATACGATCGGTACCGCCGTCAACCAGAACGGCATCGCCCAGAACATCTCGCACATCAACATTTACACGGGTGTCAGCGGCCCGGGCGAGCAGTGCATCACGGGCCCCAACGGCACGTGCGTGCCGACGACGAGCACGGTTCCCGAGCCGTCGACCTACGCGCTCATGACGGCCGGCCTCCTCGGCATCTTCGCCGTCGCGCGTCGTCGCCGCAGCGCGCAGGTCTGA
- a CDS encoding PEP-CTERM sorting domain-containing protein, whose product MLKKLALAGSLALAAATQQAQAQVLIDVTGSPVCGGGTFLSCFTAKLEITSFTATSTTFQLWLQNRSAGSVFTQIGVAGLNPTTGYSMLPIAVSITGSPSNSFGTVVTGPNGLSGAGIDAPVFGIDAGGNNGLTSNGIAQFSFSLNKGKADLDLAGVQIAVHDQGAPYGNADCGSSNKAVYERGGSETTRGSFVGTQSTCGGTPTITNVVPEPSTYALMTAGLLGIFGVARRRRNAAQV is encoded by the coding sequence ATGTTGAAGAAACTCGCTCTCGCTGGTTCACTCGCGCTGGCCGCGGCCACACAGCAAGCGCAGGCGCAGGTCCTGATCGACGTGACCGGGTCGCCGGTGTGCGGTGGCGGCACCTTCCTGTCCTGCTTTACTGCGAAGCTCGAGATCACGTCGTTCACGGCCACGTCAACGACTTTCCAGCTTTGGCTTCAGAACCGCAGCGCGGGCAGCGTGTTTACCCAGATCGGCGTTGCCGGGTTGAATCCGACGACGGGCTACTCGATGCTTCCGATCGCGGTCAGCATAACCGGGTCGCCGAGCAATTCTTTCGGCACTGTCGTTACGGGCCCGAACGGCCTGAGCGGCGCGGGAATCGACGCGCCGGTGTTCGGCATCGATGCCGGCGGCAACAACGGTTTGACCTCCAATGGCATCGCTCAGTTCTCGTTCTCTCTGAACAAGGGCAAGGCTGATCTGGATCTCGCCGGTGTTCAGATTGCCGTCCACGATCAGGGTGCTCCCTACGGCAACGCGGATTGCGGTTCGTCGAACAAGGCCGTGTACGAACGCGGCGGGTCGGAGACCACGCGTGGCTCCTTCGTTGGTACGCAGTCAACGTGCGGCGGGACGCCGACGATCACGAACGTGGTTCCTGAGCCGTCGACGTATGCCCTCATGACCGCCGGCCTCCTCGGCATCTTCGGCGTCGCTCGCCGTCGTCGCAACGCCGCCCAGGTCTGA